A single region of the Mesotoga sp. BH458_6_3_2_1 genome encodes:
- a CDS encoding WD40 repeat domain-containing protein — protein MPDSKAFSATSLAVSPDGERLVSGYIDNTIKVWSLLDGRLTHNLTFNSAWVTSVAVSSDGKLGIAGYDDGIIIVWDLLTGKKIKSLSSHTSAVNDLIVTEDGKTLYSCSSDATVKIWSLSSLSFIRTLRGHSGSVHSIIDWPEQNRLYSASKDGTLRIWDTSSGQQVKVIRADIGPLTAVSMDKDRSVLLIGSEAGHLRSYDVKTWSPLKTSRVHNAELTKILVDNGLIYTASSDRTIKSLSFPSFTLVHMITGHNWDVTEIVLSNDGHVLYSSSTDGTLKIWDIEKASPIGTLIGFGDGEYFSYNSNGNWVSSVLATERVTTVEGAKPVEVARELSSLLLQLDKLPKIYTPALLSISIEKDTVDFSVSTPVKKVTVNEEEVEIGEDGEVVFSPDGAGDYMIRAYDDSGSYDERTVTILFEETVMYVVEEIGTYKRGDRVIIDDFREVAFLVNGEWLDRDCFSRVAPDVEPPLITGDKVQKVSIGDTKYLKLSVSDNSTVTLIEIIGPDLAVTPLEVNSVLAEIETEVQGTGEYTVNAYDQDGNKATLTFSLEAEARSFWVSREHESLGFGQEVKVTEEGEDCYFVYGYGWLEKEYLSRRPVSTGDPVISGEPVQHAVSGNERILSFTVSDDVNVKEVVVSGKTYPVNEREKEMHIMVSEYGEHLVIVNDVEGNSARALFTLSAPPENERDGGKIWYWLIPIVIIIPLVLLLTAKSSKKKTRKIRL, from the coding sequence GTGCCAGATAGCAAGGCTTTCAGCGCTACTTCGTTGGCAGTTAGTCCAGATGGGGAGAGACTTGTTTCCGGATATATTGATAATACAATCAAAGTGTGGAGCCTCTTAGATGGAAGATTGACTCATAATCTTACTTTTAACAGCGCCTGGGTAACTTCAGTTGCTGTCTCTTCAGACGGAAAGCTGGGAATCGCGGGCTATGACGACGGAATAATTATCGTTTGGGACCTTCTAACAGGAAAAAAGATTAAGTCTTTGAGCAGTCACACCAGTGCAGTAAACGACTTGATTGTAACTGAAGACGGTAAGACGCTTTATTCATGCAGCTCAGATGCAACGGTGAAGATATGGTCGCTCTCAAGTCTATCCTTCATAAGAACTCTCAGAGGCCATTCCGGGTCCGTACACTCCATTATCGATTGGCCTGAACAGAATCGTCTATACTCAGCTTCTAAAGATGGAACTCTTAGAATATGGGATACATCAAGTGGACAGCAAGTTAAGGTTATCAGAGCAGATATCGGACCACTTACCGCAGTATCTATGGATAAAGATAGATCAGTTCTTCTAATTGGATCTGAGGCGGGCCATCTGAGATCATATGATGTCAAAACCTGGTCCCCCCTGAAGACATCGAGAGTTCACAACGCAGAGCTTACAAAGATTCTCGTCGACAACGGGTTAATCTACACAGCATCCTCAGACAGAACAATAAAGAGTCTTTCCTTTCCTTCTTTCACTCTTGTGCATATGATAACGGGTCACAACTGGGATGTAACAGAGATAGTCCTTTCAAATGATGGTCATGTGCTTTACTCGTCTTCCACGGATGGGACATTGAAAATATGGGATATTGAAAAAGCCTCTCCAATAGGAACATTGATAGGGTTTGGTGACGGCGAGTATTTCTCTTATAATTCCAACGGCAATTGGGTTTCTTCAGTACTTGCAACTGAGAGAGTAACTACTGTCGAAGGAGCTAAACCTGTGGAAGTTGCGAGAGAGCTCAGTTCACTTCTTCTCCAGCTAGATAAGTTGCCGAAAATCTACACTCCCGCTCTTCTTAGTATAAGCATAGAGAAAGACACGGTGGATTTTTCAGTCTCCACGCCTGTAAAGAAAGTGACAGTGAATGAAGAAGAAGTGGAAATCGGTGAAGATGGAGAAGTTGTGTTTAGCCCCGATGGAGCAGGCGACTACATGATCCGAGCTTATGACGATTCCGGTTCCTACGACGAACGAACTGTAACCATTCTATTTGAAGAAACCGTGATGTACGTAGTAGAAGAAATCGGCACATATAAGAGAGGCGACAGGGTAATCATTGACGATTTTCGTGAAGTGGCATTCCTTGTAAATGGAGAGTGGCTTGACAGAGACTGCTTTTCGAGAGTCGCTCCTGATGTTGAACCACCTCTAATAACCGGCGACAAAGTGCAGAAGGTTTCGATCGGCGATACCAAGTATCTGAAGTTGTCCGTCTCCGACAACAGCACAGTGACTTTGATCGAAATTATTGGCCCAGACCTTGCCGTGACTCCTCTTGAAGTAAATTCAGTTTTGGCCGAAATTGAAACTGAAGTTCAGGGAACGGGCGAATATACTGTCAATGCATACGATCAAGATGGAAACAAAGCGACGTTAACATTCTCATTAGAAGCTGAAGCAAGAAGTTTCTGGGTTTCCAGAGAGCATGAAAGTCTGGGATTTGGGCAGGAAGTCAAAGTTACCGAAGAAGGCGAAGACTGTTATTTTGTTTACGGTTACGGCTGGTTAGAAAAAGAGTATCTATCCAGAAGACCGGTTTCGACTGGAGATCCAGTAATCAGTGGAGAACCAGTTCAGCATGCTGTTTCGGGTAATGAAAGGATCCTAAGCTTCACAGTTAGCGACGACGTTAACGTAAAAGAGGTTGTTGTTTCCGGAAAGACCTACCCAGTAAATGAAAGAGAAAAGGAAATGCACATTATGGTAAGCGAATACGGTGAACATCTTGTAATTGTAAATGATGTTGAGGGCAATTCAGCTCGAGCATTGTTCACTCTCTCAGCCCCTCCAGAAAATGAAAGGGATGGTGGCAAGATCTGGTACTGGTTGATTCCGATTGTGATAATAATTCCTTTGGTTCTTCTCCTGACAGCAAAGTCTTCAAAAAAGAAGACACGGAAGATAAGGCTTTGA
- a CDS encoding VOC family protein has translation MKVVNTIVFLGTGNLSITGSFYRDLIGLELFRDQGKCWIFFTANGGMIGFCNHLQVNAGEDNPIITLLTDEVDEFYEKLTKLGVECTEPTVNEKFNIYHFFTRDPDGYRLEIQRFLD, from the coding sequence TTGAAGGTAGTAAACACAATCGTCTTTTTGGGCACAGGAAATCTGAGTATTACAGGTTCTTTCTACAGAGACTTGATAGGACTTGAATTGTTTAGAGATCAGGGGAAATGTTGGATTTTCTTCACTGCCAACGGCGGTATGATTGGTTTTTGTAATCATCTTCAAGTAAATGCTGGAGAAGATAATCCAATAATTACTTTGCTCACCGACGAAGTCGATGAATTCTACGAAAAATTGACCAAATTGGGTGTTGAATGCACCGAGCCGACCGTAAACGAGAAGTTCAATATCTATCATTTTTTCACAAGGGATCCCGATGGTTATCGTTTGGAGATTCAGAGGTTTCTTGACTGA